The segment AAGTTACATTTAAATTctcaatttgatatttaaaatatgttttcgttaTATTTTTAGTCTATTTTATGATAGATATTTAAAAAATTCTTATAGCCAATCACACAGCATCATGTGGCATTTTTATGTAaacttttttcttttataaatttatatacacattaaaaatataaaaatagaaataaatatataaaaattcagaaaaattatattatctagaaaaaacatataaattataaaaaataaaatttacaataatacaataattaaaaataaattagttgaaattaataatattattacaaaaatgtaaaaataaattaaaaaattaaaaaggtttaaaataatttttataaaattctaaaatgtattataaaaagGTATTCAAGggtttttttttgcaatttaagtacctttttaaattttataacattttcaatttttatatattatatatgattttttctttttaatcaatataatatatataatactaaaattaaaaaattgacaCTTGGCGTGTTTTAATAGCGCCATATGACCGTCAAAGTCGAAagtgtttttaataatttaatattataattttctatttttaatttaaatttaatgtttttattataaataattttaattgtcATGTGACAATTTTCATTAGCCAAAACATGTCACGTATGCGTTATTAATTAGCCAAAAttacttaataattttttaaaatctgTTAGAAAATGGACTTAAAATAAAGGAAATTAATGCTTTTAAAAAAAGTTTAGCTACCAAAATGAGAAAATGGGTATCCTTCAAAGGCTAAATGGtgaattaagttttttttaaataaaataaacagaTAATGTAATAATTTGTTACTAAAAAGGAAAcccaaaaattccaaaattcGTACCAAACCCCAGTTCTGGTTGTACTGTACTTTATAAAATTTACTTGATCAACTCGTCTGAAATAAAACTGGGTTTTAAATCCGTAGATTTATTCAATTATATATCTAAAAAAATATTATTGGGCAAATTTGAGATTGAAGTTTCAATATCTGGGAACCATTAACAGCATCTTTTGTACCAAAAAAGGATTGCATTTGATTCATAAGTCAAGTAATAAACTCGGCAAAGCAGAAACACATATAACAGTAGTCAGAAGGAATGTCCAATCTAAAGAACAAGGAGATTAAAAAGAAATATAACACAACTTGTGTGTTGGCTCGATACTTAGAATGTTTACCATCCCAAAAATTATCTGAACTCAGTTAGAGCTTTAGACTCTACTTATAAtacaccaatatatatatatatatatattatttctcATGGAACTTAAATAAATTATCTTATTAAATTTAAGCCGGGAAATATTATCACTGTACATCCCTAACAGTTATTAATACTATATGATCCTAAAACctaataatgttgtaattaatcTCATGCTTCACTAGTATAGGCATGCACTTTTCTTTTGTCCTAGTGTTTTCTTGCGATAGAGTTTTCCTTCTTTCAGCAATGAAACTATCTATGATCCGCTGAAACTCTTCGTCACTCATTTCCTCCATTGATTTCCTCCGCGGCTCTATACTTGAAACCACCATCTCTCCGCCGCCGCCTTCGCAGATTGATGTCTCGGATCTCCGAAACTCGATGGGCGCTCTTTGGTTTACAGATTCCGAAACCGTTGGTTGACTTCTTCGATACTCCTTTTCCCTGACTTCAGTTGATGAAACGGCAGGCTTTGTCTTTGTCGGTACTGTACGGTTCTCAGTAGTCGTCTTCGTCGTTGTAGGTTGTTCAACTGGTGAAAGGGAAGTCTTTGTCTCTCTAACCGTTTCAACTGTCGCTTCTAGCTGCTTTACAAGAGAAACCGGAGGAACCGCATTTTCTACATGAACAATTTGTTTGTCCACCATGCTCTCTTCCGCGGCAGGAACGGCAGTGGCGACGGTGGATCTGAGTATACTTCGGCGATAACTGCCGACGTATTCGTCGTAGATGTCAGCGCTTGTGGTTTGTTTCTGGGTGTGTTTTCCGCCAGACAATATATAAACAACAACGATGATGAAGTTTACAAGGACAAAGGTGAAAAGAGGTTCATTAA is part of the Gossypium arboreum isolate Shixiya-1 chromosome 5, ASM2569848v2, whole genome shotgun sequence genome and harbors:
- the LOC108451177 gene encoding uncharacterized protein LOC108451177; translation: MASFEFDNVKAEKEDALWRYNMEKKLKIELRLIGFLLALFLFSWSWFPTFIPGTLEVAGDFRRRLVSAFNEPLFTFVLVNFIIVVVYILSGGKHTQKQTTSADIYDEYVGSYRRSILRSTVATAVPAAEESMVDKQIVHVENAVPPVSLVKQLEATVETVRETKTSLSPVEQPTTTKTTTENRTVPTKTKPAVSSTEVREKEYRRSQPTVSESVNQRAPIEFRRSETSICEGGGGEMVVSSIEPRRKSMEEMSDEEFQRIIDSFIAERRKTLSQENTRTKEKCMPILVKHEINYNIIRF